The DNA region ATACAGGAAATGAGAATTATGTATTTCATTTTCCCTTGCAGCCTACAACAAGAGAGAGccattttagaaaaagaaaataattaaagaatcagggaagaaaaaattacacaataaaatttattaaattaaaaaaaaaaaactcaaaagtcTCAGACTAATTTACAATTCGACAGAGGAAGAGTGTAaatgattcaacaaattataaatcaatttttattacataataatatattttaggccaaaagacttattcccacccaagattttcaaactctcacctatgaggtttcaaaaattcaaatacccacccataatctaaattttgttaaattttttctattagttataaattaaaattgttattttatcattaatactaaaataaataaaattatatcacatttcattatcttaatttaaaaaactaataatttaccctcactcaaaaatttgaaaatttacatttttcttctaaaatttattttttccaattttggCTACACTCTGGGAAGGTCATCATCAACCGACCTTCCCACCACCTCCCTCCCTGGTGGTGCAAAGGCCAGTTGACAGCCTTTTAAAAGTGTCGtcgaaattgaaaaaaatcaaattataagagaaaaatataatttttcaaatttttggatataaaaaaattattaattttttaaactaaagggtgaaatgagatataattttttattttaatttaatagtaaaataatgattttatttttataattaaaaaaatttagataataaataagtatttaaatttttcaaaatttataaataaaaatatgaaaatagacTAATCAGTGGGTGGGgataatcttttggcctatagtTTATTCCTTTAAAACGAGCACCCTGCATGTGTCAGTTGACTAAATGGTAAACATCCGTAACAAATTTGACTTGCTTGTTGTTCTTGGGCGCTACGTATAGCTGAATGAAAGTCCtgttatctttatttttctcgTTTTGATTGATAATGAAATTTGCACAGCCATCAGCCATGCGCTTGCCATGCAGCGGAGCTTGGGAAAAATCTAAATGACTGGATCAAATCTCACCTTACCCCATCCAGATCATGTGGCTGTTGGTAAATGCTTCCCAAACTGTAAACCTCCCAGCAACATTACTCATTAAGAAGAATCTGCGCTGTCTATGCTTAATCAATAATTACTATGTTATCGAGATGGGTTTGGCTGGATTTATATCATCTTCCCCCCGTTAAAACAATAATTACCTTGGATTGTGTCACCttataaagagaaaagagaCTAGGAAGCTTCGTGCACTTCACTAAATTAGCAATATTCGTTTTTCCATTTTAACTTTGTTGGCACACATTCCAATCAGGCCAGTAAACCGTGAGTTGTAAGGGTGGATTCAACAGACCGAGCACCCTTTGGCTTGAATCTTGTTTGAATAGAAGATAGCATAACTTAAAGGTCAATTTGAGtacatcaaattaaaattaaagatagtttaagtttgattcgaataaaaaataattcaattttgaatttaagattcTAATCGATGTCTTAAATTTGTGATTTAGatttgtaattcaaaattatgactcattaataaaacaacGATATTTTACtcgaataatatataaaatcaccAATTTAAGCGAAATTGAGCAACATATTTAAACTatcaatttaaactataaatttaaattgatttgaattaataattcaaaccaaatcaaatcacaaatttaaaatactGATTTgagatataaattcaaatcaaacatctcttaactcaaatttgattcgattttaaaaataaatactcaaatttgaattaaacaaattcgaattgaacAAAACCGAGTCAAGAGCTGACTTGGTTCATCTCCAGCCCAATTATTGAGTTGTGGTCACAAAAAGCACAATTTCGATGATTAGAGAACTAAAACACAAGAAGCTTCACATCGTTTGTGGATTTAATGCTATTGCAGCATAAGCTAGTCTGTTCATAAAAAGAAGAGGGGAAATCGACCTTGGAACCAATGAATTATTACCAACAAACGAAATATTTTCCACCGTtacaaattgataaatattcCCAAAACAGAGCAACTTTCAAATGTACGAGACAGGGGAACAACTTACATCTGTACGATCACTGAGAAAAggtaacataaattaaattaccaAGGAAAAAGTAACAAGGCCCAATAAGGATAAACGAAATCAGAGCTTGTATTTGTGTGAACGAGCAGAGAGgcactttttttcttttaagatcCATTAATAGCCAGATAAACGATTAGGGCCATGACACaataacttaaaatataagAGTACCAATCAGATCATTAGAGTTTCTTAGTCCCGCTTTCCTGACCAATCCTTATGTGACTGCTTGCAACTCAGCGGCCGAAGTTGAGGCTAAAAATCATTTGTTCAATCTAACTTGATCCTACCCTCTTGTTGCTGCTTCTTCGGTTCAGCAGGGAAGTATTTAATACCCACAAGATCACCAACCCGACTGATGACCTGAGAAAAGAATGCAATTCCAATCAGGATATATGATCTAGATACGCTAAAAAGCATTGTATATCTAAAAGCAGAATAAGTTCATTAGAGACACTCTATCCCATTTAATGTAGACAAGATTTGATGTTCAGCCGCTACTATCGTTTGTCACTGTTTCTGAAAGACACAAATCACAGTATGTCTAATAGTATTCATGGCTCTCTCCTTCTCAtgcaacaaataataaaattttctatcatACTACTTTATGAATCAGAACTTACTTCCAAAGCTTTAATTAGATCTTCCCTGGTATGAGAAGCAGATATGCATATACGAGCTCTTGCCAATAGCAGTGGGGTTGCTGGAAAAGCAACAGTCACAACAGCAACCTGAAAGAAATACCTCAAAATTCATACATATTACTACAAATGAATTATATCACAGATGAAGTGAGAGAACACTCACATTCTGCTTGAGGCACTCCCGTGAGAAGGCAGGGATTTTGGCAGGGTTGTAAAGCATAATTGGCATCACTGGAGAATCATTGTCCCCAAGAACCTCAAAACCCATTTTCTGCAGTTCTGACCTAAAAAAATTGCTATTCTCACGAATTCGTGCAAGTTTCTGGGCACCTACTCAGGAACAAAAGCAATTAAGATGGTGATGAATAAAGTAGGAGTGGCATGGAGCCTAAAAGAGTCCACACTGTAAACACTAACAAACAAGAACATGAAAAGTATTAATCTGCACCTCTGTTGGAACCATCCTCCCCAAGAATAACCTTTATGGAAGACACTATTTGCTGTGCTGCCGGTGGTGAAATTGAAGTTGCATAGAGATGAGCAGGGCAAGTGTATTTCAAGTACTGGATAAGTTCCTtcaacaagaaagaaaaagaagtttcaaaaacaaaagaatgcaATTCAGTGTTCATGGTCCATAAAACATCTATCCACACccatccaaaagaaaaaaaaatgttcctAGCTAAATTCACTTTCTGAGAAAGGAGAACTTCAGTACTAGTGAGTTCATTTTTAATGTAGGGAGACAAAAAGAGTATCTAGATGTCCCTAATAGAACTCCATAAGATTATTGGTAATATTATACACGCTAAGCAAAAAATTATGGTCATAATTAAGGCTTCTAAAGATACAAAGTAGCAAACCTTAGATCCTGAAATGTAGCCACCACATGATCCAAATGATTTAGTAAAAGTTCCCATCATGATATCCACATCAGCAGTATCTACTCCTAAGAGCTCACAAACCCCTCTTCCAGTTTTCCCCACTGCTCCAATGCTGTGGGCCTCATCCAAGTATGTATATGCCTGCCAGAACATAAAAGACATCAAGAATACTAGAAAAGCAAAAATATGCAAGAGacagaatatataaaaatatattgttttgtataaaaatcatCAAGTTTAGATATTTGTAAAATCCAGATCCTTCCcccaattaaattatttatagagGTTATCATGCATTCCATGACATAACATTTCAACGCATAGATTAGAATGAATAAACTATCATCTTGCTACAACCTTGAACTTTTTGCAGATTGATATAATTTCCGGAAGTTTGCAGAGCTCCCCCTCCATGCTGTATATCCCCTCCACTATGACAATGATCTTTTTCCATGGTCTATGGGTCCTAGGTTGTCCCTCAGCAATTTGTTCCCTCAAAACTTCCTCCAAATGAGAGGGTGCTGTGGTAGAACAACAAAAGGGCAAATGAGCAGGAAAAGTTCTGCCTAAATCCAAGAAGTATAACTTTCATATGGAAGAAACACTGGTAACAAGAAATATACACAAATTACTTTGCACTAATTAACATGTAATATCAAATATCATGTTCAACAATTAAAATTGGACAAACCAGACGGCTCAAAATCAAGTCATAACCATAAAGTCTTAATAACACAATAACTTACTATTGTGTTGGAAAACACGAACAGTTGCTCCTGATCCTCGTGCACCATTGACAATGGAGTTATGATTTAAAGAATCACTAATAATCAAGCCCCCCTGTAATTAAAAGACAGAAAATGTTTAATTGCGAAATTTATAACCCATATTTAAAAGTGCTATGATTAGTTAAATACACAAACCTTGCCAATCAAGACTGGAAGGATAGCAGAGTTTGTCACATAGCCCATTCCAAACACTATAGCCGCTGGTTTTCCAACAAACCTTGCAACACACTCCTCCAATTCATTATGCAATGCCGTTGTGCCTAATGGGATAACAGCTTAGTAAAACCTTACACAGACAAGTATTG from Mangifera indica cultivar Alphonso chromosome 8, CATAS_Mindica_2.1, whole genome shotgun sequence includes:
- the LOC123223362 gene encoding long chain base biosynthesis protein 2a codes for the protein MIAVPYLTALTTYFSYGLLFAFGQIRDFFRKTLDWWSTNNLQGYAPICLGLEDFYIRRLYLRIQDCFGRPIASAPDAWFDVVERYSKDSNKTMIRTNNVSRCLNLGSYNYLGFAAADEYCTPRVIESLKKYSPGTCSSRVDGGTTALHNELEECVARFVGKPAAIVFGMGYVTNSAILPVLIGKGGLIISDSLNHNSIVNGARGSGATVRVFQHNTPSHLEEVLREQIAEGQPRTHRPWKKIIVIVEGIYSMEGELCKLPEIISICKKFKAYTYLDEAHSIGAVGKTGRGVCELLGVDTADVDIMMGTFTKSFGSCGGYISGSKELIQYLKYTCPAHLYATSISPPAAQQIVSSIKVILGEDGSNRGAQKLARIRENSNFFRSELQKMGFEVLGDNDSPVMPIMLYNPAKIPAFSRECLKQNVAVVTVAFPATPLLLARARICISASHTREDLIKALEVISRVGDLVGIKYFPAEPKKQQQEGRIKLD